GGCAAGTAACAGAGCAGGCAATTGGAGAAAAAGTAAAATTAAAAGGGTGGGTACAAAAAAGACGTGACCTAGGTGGCTTAATATTTATTGATTTACGTGACCGTACGGGGATCGTTCAAGTAGTATTTAATCCAGAAATGTCTCCTGAAGCTTTAAGTATAGCAGAGAAAGTAAGAAATGAATTTGTTCTTCATATAGAAGGTAAAGTAGTAGCTCGTGAAGAGGGCACGATTAACGAAAACCTTAGTACTGGAAAAATTGAGGTACACGCAGAACAGGTTACAATCATTAATTCAGCAAAAACACCTCCTTTTGTAATTGCTGATCAATCAGAGGTTTCTGAAGATACCCGCTTAAAGTATCGCTACCTAGATTTTCGAAGACCTGTCATATTTGATACGTTAAAAATGCGCCATAATATTACGAAATCAATTAGATCATATTTAGATGGTGAAGGGTTTTTAGATATTGAAACGCCAATTCTAACAAAGAGTACACCAGAAGGAGCGCGTGATTATTTAGTACCTAGTCGTGTTCATGAGGGAGAGTTTTATGCGTTGCCACAATCACCTCAATTATTCAAACAATTGTTAATGGTAGGCGGCATCGAAAGATATTATCAAATTGCACGTTGTTTCAGAGATGAAGATTTACGAGCAGATCGCCAACCTGAATTTACCCAAATTGATATTGAAACTTCCTTTATGGATCAAGAGGATATTATTTCGATGACAGAGCAAATGATGTTAAAAGTCATGAGTGATGTAAAGGGTCTGGAAGTATCGCTTCCGTTCCCACGCATGACCTATGACGAAGCTATGAATAGATTCGGTTCTGATAAACCTGATACGCGCTTTGAGATGGAGCTAGTAGACTTATCGGAACAAGTTCAGGACTGCGGATTTAAAGTGTTTTCAGGGGCTGTTAATTCTGGTGGTCAAGTCAAGGCACTTAATGTGAAAGGTGCTGCGAACTCTTTTTCTCGAAAAGATATAGATGCTCTAGCTGATTTTGTTAGTGTTTATGGCGCAAAAGGGTTAGCTTGGTTAAAAGTAGAAGAAGAAGGGCTTAAAGGTCCAATTGCAAAGTTTTTCAGTGAAGAAGAACAAAACGGCTTTATTTCTTCTTTAGAAGCTGTTGCAGGAGACTTATTATTATTCGTAGCTGATAAAAAAGCAGTTGTGGCAGATGCTCTTGGTGCATTGCGCATAAAGCTAGGAAAAGAATTAAACTTAATTGATGAGAATAAATTTAATTTCCTGTGGGTAACAGACTGGCCTTTATTAGAGCATGATGATGAAGAAGGGCGTTATTACGCAGCACATCATCCTTTTACAATGCCTGCTCGAGAAGATATTGAATTGTTAGATACAGACCCTTCTCGCGTAAAAGCTGTAGCATATGATTTAGTGTTAAACGGCTATGAATTAGGTGGAGGGTCACTGCGTATATATGAAAGAGAGTTACAAGAAAAAATGTTTAAAGCTTTAGGCTTTACAGAGGAAGAAGCTAACGAACAATTTGGCTTTTTGATGGAAGCATTTGAATATGGGACACCACCTCACGGAGGTATTGCTTTAGGTTTAGATCGAATTGTCATGATCTTAGCAGGTCGCTCTAATTTGCGTGATACGATTGCTTTTCCGAAAACTGCTAGTGCTAGCTGTTTACTAACAGAAGCACCTGGAGAAGTAAGCATCGAACAATTAGCTGAACTTAATTTAGCGCTAACTGTGAAAAAAAGCTAATATGTCCAATATTTCCTCAACTTGATAACTGTAAATTGGTGTGATATTATAATAACAGAACTTGAAAGTCCTGATGTGTTCGTCTTATAACCTATTGTTTTGACCGAACAATAAGTTATACGGGAGCTTGAGTTTTCAAACGGCGTACATGCCTTCTGGATTTTAAGGACGTACTAACATTTGGAACAGGGCACCCACCTGCGGAGTGCGGGATCAAAACGAAGGCATCGACGGCACAATTGGGACTTCCGTTATAATAAAACAAAAAAGGTAAACCCTATACATGATGTATAGGGTTTTTGTATCTATTAAAGTACATAAATACCGTACATTTGTAACAGACGTAGCTTGAAAATCTTACAATGGACTGTTTTCCTAAGAAATAAAAAATTGTTCACAGCTACAGTTCGTTGCAACTTTTGTTCTAGATTACGACAGCAACGATACAAAACGACTTTTTGCCAATACTGTTACATTTTGTATCTTTACGAAAAAATGATGTTCAAATCTTGTATTTATTATAATTTATGATATTATTTTTATCGGAAAACCTTGAAAAAGTTTGTGACAAACGGAGTTGAGAATATGCTACATCAATTTTCTAGAAATGAATTAGCGATTGGGATAGAAGGATTAAACATTTTAAAAAATAGCACAGTGGCAGTACTTGGAATTGGTGGTGTAGGTTCATTTGCAGCTGAAGCACTAGCTCGATCTGGTGTAGGAAGGCTTATATTAGTTGATAAGGATGATGTTGATATTACAAATGTAAATCGACAAATTCACGCGTTACTCTCAACAGTTGGCAAGCCAAAAGCTGACCTCATGAAGGACCGTATAAAAGATATTAATCCAGAGTGTCAAGTGATTGCGTTGAAAATGTTTTATACAGAGGAGACGTATGAGGAGTTTTTTAGTTATGGAATAGATTTTGTTATAGATGCGTCTGATACGATTTGTTACAAAATCCATTTAATGAAGGAATGCTTGCAGAGAAAGATTCCGATTATTTCAAGTATGGGTGCAGCAAATAAAATGGACCCTACACGTTTTAAAATAGCTGATATTTCTAAAACTCATACTGATCCTATTGCAAAAGTTATTCGAACGAAATTACGTAAAGAGGGTATCCGTAAGGGGATTAAAGTAGTGTTTTCTGACGAGAGTCCTATTGTGATTCGGGAGGATATTCGCAAGAAAATTGTTCCTGATGAAAATACGCCTATTAGAAAAGCTAAAATGCCACCATCATCCAACGCATTTGTTCCATCAGTAGCAGGGCTAATAATGGCAAGTCATGTGGTTACTGAACTGTTAACAGATATACCAATTAAACGAGTAAATCAGGGTTAAACATACTCTACATTTAACGGAGCTCGACTTGGACCTTCGCGTTTCGACAATGACAAAAACGTGGTCTAAAGATAGACCACGTTTTTTACTTAGCTAATTGTTCTAAATTTCCGTTTTTATCCATTCTGAAAGCCGGAGATGGTCTTTCTTCATTATCATCAAATAAAACCATTTTACGTGCTCGATCCATAATTTGTACTAATGCTTGATAGTCTTCTTGTATCATAGATTGCTTTTCCGACATTTTTTCAAGCTTTATAACTAGTTCTTTATTTTGCTTTGAAAGAGTTTGGTTTTCTTGTTGTAATTGTACATTTTCTTGCTGCAATCTCATTGAATGTTGATCTTGTACTTTAAGTTCTTTTAAATAAGAAATGCAATCTTCTAGAGATATTGAATTTGATCCAGCTGATGATTCTATAGATGGCACTGATGTACTCACTGGCGTAGTCAACAACTCTGTCGTGAACTCATTATTTAGATTATAGGTCTCTACTGGATTGCTATCATCAACTGTAGTAATCTGTGGTAGTGAAATTGTACTAGGAAGCTCATCTTGCTTCTTTAATCTGTCTAACGCTCTCTTTCTTTCTTTTCTTTGTTTTTTCGCAATGGCGATAGCTTGATCATACTTTCCTCTTACTTCCGCGTTCCACCGAAATCCACAAGCAGCAGAAGTTCGGTTAAGCTTATCACCTACTTCTTCGAAGGCTAATAACTGAGTTCCACCTTCACGAATATAGCGAAGTACTGTTTCTGCGAGTAATAGGTCTTCTTCATGAGACCATGCATCTTGACGAACTTTCACATAAACACTCCTATCTTCTGAAAAATTTAATTTACTATATAGTAGATTTTCTATTAATAGAATGGACGGCTATTATA
This portion of the Cytobacillus sp. IB215665 genome encodes:
- the aspS gene encoding aspartate--tRNA ligase yields the protein MFGRSYFCGQVTEQAIGEKVKLKGWVQKRRDLGGLIFIDLRDRTGIVQVVFNPEMSPEALSIAEKVRNEFVLHIEGKVVAREEGTINENLSTGKIEVHAEQVTIINSAKTPPFVIADQSEVSEDTRLKYRYLDFRRPVIFDTLKMRHNITKSIRSYLDGEGFLDIETPILTKSTPEGARDYLVPSRVHEGEFYALPQSPQLFKQLLMVGGIERYYQIARCFRDEDLRADRQPEFTQIDIETSFMDQEDIISMTEQMMLKVMSDVKGLEVSLPFPRMTYDEAMNRFGSDKPDTRFEMELVDLSEQVQDCGFKVFSGAVNSGGQVKALNVKGAANSFSRKDIDALADFVSVYGAKGLAWLKVEEEGLKGPIAKFFSEEEQNGFISSLEAVAGDLLLFVADKKAVVADALGALRIKLGKELNLIDENKFNFLWVTDWPLLEHDDEEGRYYAAHHPFTMPAREDIELLDTDPSRVKAVAYDLVLNGYELGGGSLRIYERELQEKMFKALGFTEEEANEQFGFLMEAFEYGTPPHGGIALGLDRIVMILAGRSNLRDTIAFPKTASASCLLTEAPGEVSIEQLAELNLALTVKKS
- a CDS encoding tRNA threonylcarbamoyladenosine dehydratase, coding for MLHQFSRNELAIGIEGLNILKNSTVAVLGIGGVGSFAAEALARSGVGRLILVDKDDVDITNVNRQIHALLSTVGKPKADLMKDRIKDINPECQVIALKMFYTEETYEEFFSYGIDFVIDASDTICYKIHLMKECLQRKIPIISSMGAANKMDPTRFKIADISKTHTDPIAKVIRTKLRKEGIRKGIKVVFSDESPIVIREDIRKKIVPDENTPIRKAKMPPSSNAFVPSVAGLIMASHVVTELLTDIPIKRVNQG
- a CDS encoding RsfA family transcriptional regulator produces the protein MKVRQDAWSHEEDLLLAETVLRYIREGGTQLLAFEEVGDKLNRTSAACGFRWNAEVRGKYDQAIAIAKKQRKERKRALDRLKKQDELPSTISLPQITTVDDSNPVETYNLNNEFTTELLTTPVSTSVPSIESSAGSNSISLEDCISYLKELKVQDQHSMRLQQENVQLQQENQTLSKQNKELVIKLEKMSEKQSMIQEDYQALVQIMDRARKMVLFDDNEERPSPAFRMDKNGNLEQLAK